In Amia ocellicauda isolate fAmiCal2 chromosome 16, fAmiCal2.hap1, whole genome shotgun sequence, the following proteins share a genomic window:
- the LOC136711465 gene encoding poly(rC)-binding protein 3 isoform X8 — MESKVSEGGLNVTLTIRLLMHGKEVGSIIGKKGETVKKMREESGARINISEGNCPERIVTITGPTDAIFKAFAMIAYKFEEDIINSMSNSPATSKPPVTLRLVVPASQCGSLIGKGGSKIKEIRESTGAQVQVAGDMLPNSTERAVTISGTPDAIIQCVKQICVVMLESPPKGATIPYRPKPASTPVIFSGGQAYTIQGQYAIPHPDLTKLHQLAMQQTPFTPLGQTTPAFPGLDANPPASTHELTIPNDLIGCIIGRQGTKINEIRQMSGAQIKIANAMEGSTERQITITGTPANISLAQYLINARLTSEVTGMGTL, encoded by the exons ATGGAATCCAAAGTCTCAGAAGGCGGACTGAATGTTACCCTCACCATCCGTTTGTTGATGCACGGCAAA GAAGTCGGAAGCATTATTGGCAAG aaaggtGAAACAGTAAAGAAAATGCGTGAGGAG AGTGGAGCACGCATTAACATTTCTGAGGGAAACTGTCCAGAGAGAATCGTCACTATCACAGGTCCTACAGATGCAATATTCAAGGCTTTTGCAATGATCGCATACAAGTTTGAAGAG GATATAATCAACTCTATGAGTAACAGCCCTGCCACCAGTAAGCCTCCAGTGACCCTGCGGTTGGTGGTGCCAGCCAGCCAGTGTGGTTCACTGATCGGAAAAGGAGGATCCAAGATCAAAGAGATCAGAGAG TCAACAGGAGCTCAGGTTCAGGTGGCAGGAGACATGTTGCCCAATTCGACGGAGCGTGCAGTCACAATCTCTGGAACCCCCGATGCCATCATTCAATGTGTTAAACAGATATGTGTGGTCATGCTGGAG TCCCCACCGAAAGGTGCCACCATTCCCTACCGCCCAAAGCCCGCCTCCACCCCAGTCATTTTTTCAGGTGGCCAG GCCTACACAATTCAGGGACAGTATGCCATTCCACACCCAGAT TTGACCAAGCTCCACCAGTTGGCTATGCAGCAAACCCCCTTTACTCCCCTTGGACAGACCACCCCTGCTTTCCCTG GTTTGGATGCCAATCCCCCGGCCAGTACTCATGAACTCACCATTCCCAATGAT CTAATAGGCTGCATAATCGGGCGCCAGGGAACCAAAATCAACGAGATCCGGCAGATGTCTGGAGCACAGATCAAAATCGCTAATGCCATGGAAGGCTCAACAGAGCGTCAGATCACCATTACAGGAACCCCCGCCAACATTAGCCTTGCCCAGTACCTCATCAACGCAAG
- the LOC136711465 gene encoding poly(rC)-binding protein 3 isoform X1, which translates to MESKVSEGGLNVTLTIRLLMHGKEVGSIIGKKGETVKKMREESGARINISEGNCPERIVTITGPTDAIFKAFAMIAYKFEEDIINSMSNSPATSKPPVTLRLVVPASQCGSLIGKGGSKIKEIRESTGAQVQVAGDMLPNSTERAVTISGTPDAIIQCVKQICVVMLESPPKGATIPYRPKPASTPVIFSGGQVRADPLAASAANLSLLLQHQPLPAYTIQGQYAIPHPDQLTKLHQLAMQQTPFTPLGQTTPAFPGLDANPPASTHELTIPNDLIGCIIGRQGTKINEIRQMSGAQIKIANAMEGSTERQITITGTPANISLAQYLINARFRDVAAMWNEPSSMSTS; encoded by the exons ATGGAATCCAAAGTCTCAGAAGGCGGACTGAATGTTACCCTCACCATCCGTTTGTTGATGCACGGCAAA GAAGTCGGAAGCATTATTGGCAAG aaaggtGAAACAGTAAAGAAAATGCGTGAGGAG AGTGGAGCACGCATTAACATTTCTGAGGGAAACTGTCCAGAGAGAATCGTCACTATCACAGGTCCTACAGATGCAATATTCAAGGCTTTTGCAATGATCGCATACAAGTTTGAAGAG GATATAATCAACTCTATGAGTAACAGCCCTGCCACCAGTAAGCCTCCAGTGACCCTGCGGTTGGTGGTGCCAGCCAGCCAGTGTGGTTCACTGATCGGAAAAGGAGGATCCAAGATCAAAGAGATCAGAGAG TCAACAGGAGCTCAGGTTCAGGTGGCAGGAGACATGTTGCCCAATTCGACGGAGCGTGCAGTCACAATCTCTGGAACCCCCGATGCCATCATTCAATGTGTTAAACAGATATGTGTGGTCATGCTGGAG TCCCCACCGAAAGGTGCCACCATTCCCTACCGCCCAAAGCCCGCCTCCACCCCAGTCATTTTTTCAGGTGGCCAGGTAAGAGCCGACCCGCTGGCGGCGTCCGCAGCAAACCTCAGCCTTTTACTGCAGCACCAGCCACTGCCT GCCTACACAATTCAGGGACAGTATGCCATTCCACACCCAGAT CAGTTGACCAAGCTCCACCAGTTGGCTATGCAGCAAACCCCCTTTACTCCCCTTGGACAGACCACCCCTGCTTTCCCTG GTTTGGATGCCAATCCCCCGGCCAGTACTCATGAACTCACCATTCCCAATGAT CTAATAGGCTGCATAATCGGGCGCCAGGGAACCAAAATCAACGAGATCCGGCAGATGTCTGGAGCACAGATCAAAATCGCTAATGCCATGGAAGGCTCAACAGAGCGTCAGATCACCATTACAGGAACCCCCGCCAACATTAGCCTTGCCCAGTACCTCATCAACGCAAG
- the LOC136711465 gene encoding poly(rC)-binding protein 3 isoform X2: MESKVSEGGLNVTLTIRLLMHGKEVGSIIGKKGETVKKMREESGARINISEGNCPERIVTITGPTDAIFKAFAMIAYKFEEDIINSMSNSPATSKPPVTLRLVVPASQCGSLIGKGGSKIKEIRESTGAQVQVAGDMLPNSTERAVTISGTPDAIIQCVKQICVVMLESPPKGATIPYRPKPASTPVIFSGGQVRADPLAASAANLSLLLQHQPLPAYTIQGQYAIPHPDLTKLHQLAMQQTPFTPLGQTTPAFPGLDANPPASTHELTIPNDLIGCIIGRQGTKINEIRQMSGAQIKIANAMEGSTERQITITGTPANISLAQYLINARFRDVAAMWNEPSSMSTS, translated from the exons ATGGAATCCAAAGTCTCAGAAGGCGGACTGAATGTTACCCTCACCATCCGTTTGTTGATGCACGGCAAA GAAGTCGGAAGCATTATTGGCAAG aaaggtGAAACAGTAAAGAAAATGCGTGAGGAG AGTGGAGCACGCATTAACATTTCTGAGGGAAACTGTCCAGAGAGAATCGTCACTATCACAGGTCCTACAGATGCAATATTCAAGGCTTTTGCAATGATCGCATACAAGTTTGAAGAG GATATAATCAACTCTATGAGTAACAGCCCTGCCACCAGTAAGCCTCCAGTGACCCTGCGGTTGGTGGTGCCAGCCAGCCAGTGTGGTTCACTGATCGGAAAAGGAGGATCCAAGATCAAAGAGATCAGAGAG TCAACAGGAGCTCAGGTTCAGGTGGCAGGAGACATGTTGCCCAATTCGACGGAGCGTGCAGTCACAATCTCTGGAACCCCCGATGCCATCATTCAATGTGTTAAACAGATATGTGTGGTCATGCTGGAG TCCCCACCGAAAGGTGCCACCATTCCCTACCGCCCAAAGCCCGCCTCCACCCCAGTCATTTTTTCAGGTGGCCAGGTAAGAGCCGACCCGCTGGCGGCGTCCGCAGCAAACCTCAGCCTTTTACTGCAGCACCAGCCACTGCCT GCCTACACAATTCAGGGACAGTATGCCATTCCACACCCAGAT TTGACCAAGCTCCACCAGTTGGCTATGCAGCAAACCCCCTTTACTCCCCTTGGACAGACCACCCCTGCTTTCCCTG GTTTGGATGCCAATCCCCCGGCCAGTACTCATGAACTCACCATTCCCAATGAT CTAATAGGCTGCATAATCGGGCGCCAGGGAACCAAAATCAACGAGATCCGGCAGATGTCTGGAGCACAGATCAAAATCGCTAATGCCATGGAAGGCTCAACAGAGCGTCAGATCACCATTACAGGAACCCCCGCCAACATTAGCCTTGCCCAGTACCTCATCAACGCAAG
- the LOC136711465 gene encoding poly(rC)-binding protein 3 isoform X5, giving the protein MESKVSEGGLNVTLTIRLLMHGKEVGSIIGKKGETVKKMREESGARINISEGNCPERIVTITGPTDAIFKAFAMIAYKFEEDIINSMSNSPATSKPPVTLRLVVPASQCGSLIGKGGSKIKEIRESTGAQVQVAGDMLPNSTERAVTISGTPDAIIQCVKQICVVMLESPPKGATIPYRPKPASTPVIFSGGQAYTIQGQYAIPHPDQLTKLHQLAMQQTPFTPLGQTTPAFPGLDANPPASTHELTIPNDLIGCIIGRQGTKINEIRQMSGAQIKIANAMEGSTERQITITGTPANISLAQYLINARFRDVAAMWNEPSSMSTS; this is encoded by the exons ATGGAATCCAAAGTCTCAGAAGGCGGACTGAATGTTACCCTCACCATCCGTTTGTTGATGCACGGCAAA GAAGTCGGAAGCATTATTGGCAAG aaaggtGAAACAGTAAAGAAAATGCGTGAGGAG AGTGGAGCACGCATTAACATTTCTGAGGGAAACTGTCCAGAGAGAATCGTCACTATCACAGGTCCTACAGATGCAATATTCAAGGCTTTTGCAATGATCGCATACAAGTTTGAAGAG GATATAATCAACTCTATGAGTAACAGCCCTGCCACCAGTAAGCCTCCAGTGACCCTGCGGTTGGTGGTGCCAGCCAGCCAGTGTGGTTCACTGATCGGAAAAGGAGGATCCAAGATCAAAGAGATCAGAGAG TCAACAGGAGCTCAGGTTCAGGTGGCAGGAGACATGTTGCCCAATTCGACGGAGCGTGCAGTCACAATCTCTGGAACCCCCGATGCCATCATTCAATGTGTTAAACAGATATGTGTGGTCATGCTGGAG TCCCCACCGAAAGGTGCCACCATTCCCTACCGCCCAAAGCCCGCCTCCACCCCAGTCATTTTTTCAGGTGGCCAG GCCTACACAATTCAGGGACAGTATGCCATTCCACACCCAGAT CAGTTGACCAAGCTCCACCAGTTGGCTATGCAGCAAACCCCCTTTACTCCCCTTGGACAGACCACCCCTGCTTTCCCTG GTTTGGATGCCAATCCCCCGGCCAGTACTCATGAACTCACCATTCCCAATGAT CTAATAGGCTGCATAATCGGGCGCCAGGGAACCAAAATCAACGAGATCCGGCAGATGTCTGGAGCACAGATCAAAATCGCTAATGCCATGGAAGGCTCAACAGAGCGTCAGATCACCATTACAGGAACCCCCGCCAACATTAGCCTTGCCCAGTACCTCATCAACGCAAG
- the LOC136711465 gene encoding poly(rC)-binding protein 3 isoform X4 translates to MESKVSEGGLNVTLTIRLLMHGKEVGSIIGKKGETVKKMREESGARINISEGNCPERIVTITGPTDAIFKAFAMIAYKFEEDIINSMSNSPATSKPPVTLRLVVPASQCGSLIGKGGSKIKEIRESTGAQVQVAGDMLPNSTERAVTISGTPDAIIQCVKQICVVMLESPPKGATIPYRPKPASTPVIFSGGQVRADPLAASAANLSLLLQHQPLPAYTIQGQYAIPHPDLTKLHQLAMQQTPFTPLGQTTPAFPGLDANPPASTHELTIPNDLIGCIIGRQGTKINEIRQMSGAQIKIANAMEGSTERQITITGTPANISLAQYLINARLTSEVTGMGTL, encoded by the exons ATGGAATCCAAAGTCTCAGAAGGCGGACTGAATGTTACCCTCACCATCCGTTTGTTGATGCACGGCAAA GAAGTCGGAAGCATTATTGGCAAG aaaggtGAAACAGTAAAGAAAATGCGTGAGGAG AGTGGAGCACGCATTAACATTTCTGAGGGAAACTGTCCAGAGAGAATCGTCACTATCACAGGTCCTACAGATGCAATATTCAAGGCTTTTGCAATGATCGCATACAAGTTTGAAGAG GATATAATCAACTCTATGAGTAACAGCCCTGCCACCAGTAAGCCTCCAGTGACCCTGCGGTTGGTGGTGCCAGCCAGCCAGTGTGGTTCACTGATCGGAAAAGGAGGATCCAAGATCAAAGAGATCAGAGAG TCAACAGGAGCTCAGGTTCAGGTGGCAGGAGACATGTTGCCCAATTCGACGGAGCGTGCAGTCACAATCTCTGGAACCCCCGATGCCATCATTCAATGTGTTAAACAGATATGTGTGGTCATGCTGGAG TCCCCACCGAAAGGTGCCACCATTCCCTACCGCCCAAAGCCCGCCTCCACCCCAGTCATTTTTTCAGGTGGCCAGGTAAGAGCCGACCCGCTGGCGGCGTCCGCAGCAAACCTCAGCCTTTTACTGCAGCACCAGCCACTGCCT GCCTACACAATTCAGGGACAGTATGCCATTCCACACCCAGAT TTGACCAAGCTCCACCAGTTGGCTATGCAGCAAACCCCCTTTACTCCCCTTGGACAGACCACCCCTGCTTTCCCTG GTTTGGATGCCAATCCCCCGGCCAGTACTCATGAACTCACCATTCCCAATGAT CTAATAGGCTGCATAATCGGGCGCCAGGGAACCAAAATCAACGAGATCCGGCAGATGTCTGGAGCACAGATCAAAATCGCTAATGCCATGGAAGGCTCAACAGAGCGTCAGATCACCATTACAGGAACCCCCGCCAACATTAGCCTTGCCCAGTACCTCATCAACGCAAG
- the LOC136711465 gene encoding poly(rC)-binding protein 3 isoform X3 — protein MESKVSEGGLNVTLTIRLLMHGKEVGSIIGKKGETVKKMREESGARINISEGNCPERIVTITGPTDAIFKAFAMIAYKFEEDIINSMSNSPATSKPPVTLRLVVPASQCGSLIGKGGSKIKEIRESTGAQVQVAGDMLPNSTERAVTISGTPDAIIQCVKQICVVMLESPPKGATIPYRPKPASTPVIFSGGQVRADPLAASAANLSLLLQHQPLPAYTIQGQYAIPHPDQLTKLHQLAMQQTPFTPLGQTTPAFPGLDANPPASTHELTIPNDLIGCIIGRQGTKINEIRQMSGAQIKIANAMEGSTERQITITGTPANISLAQYLINARLTSEVTGMGTL, from the exons ATGGAATCCAAAGTCTCAGAAGGCGGACTGAATGTTACCCTCACCATCCGTTTGTTGATGCACGGCAAA GAAGTCGGAAGCATTATTGGCAAG aaaggtGAAACAGTAAAGAAAATGCGTGAGGAG AGTGGAGCACGCATTAACATTTCTGAGGGAAACTGTCCAGAGAGAATCGTCACTATCACAGGTCCTACAGATGCAATATTCAAGGCTTTTGCAATGATCGCATACAAGTTTGAAGAG GATATAATCAACTCTATGAGTAACAGCCCTGCCACCAGTAAGCCTCCAGTGACCCTGCGGTTGGTGGTGCCAGCCAGCCAGTGTGGTTCACTGATCGGAAAAGGAGGATCCAAGATCAAAGAGATCAGAGAG TCAACAGGAGCTCAGGTTCAGGTGGCAGGAGACATGTTGCCCAATTCGACGGAGCGTGCAGTCACAATCTCTGGAACCCCCGATGCCATCATTCAATGTGTTAAACAGATATGTGTGGTCATGCTGGAG TCCCCACCGAAAGGTGCCACCATTCCCTACCGCCCAAAGCCCGCCTCCACCCCAGTCATTTTTTCAGGTGGCCAGGTAAGAGCCGACCCGCTGGCGGCGTCCGCAGCAAACCTCAGCCTTTTACTGCAGCACCAGCCACTGCCT GCCTACACAATTCAGGGACAGTATGCCATTCCACACCCAGAT CAGTTGACCAAGCTCCACCAGTTGGCTATGCAGCAAACCCCCTTTACTCCCCTTGGACAGACCACCCCTGCTTTCCCTG GTTTGGATGCCAATCCCCCGGCCAGTACTCATGAACTCACCATTCCCAATGAT CTAATAGGCTGCATAATCGGGCGCCAGGGAACCAAAATCAACGAGATCCGGCAGATGTCTGGAGCACAGATCAAAATCGCTAATGCCATGGAAGGCTCAACAGAGCGTCAGATCACCATTACAGGAACCCCCGCCAACATTAGCCTTGCCCAGTACCTCATCAACGCAAG
- the LOC136711465 gene encoding poly(rC)-binding protein 3 isoform X7, with the protein MESKVSEGGLNVTLTIRLLMHGKEVGSIIGKKGETVKKMREESGARINISEGNCPERIVTITGPTDAIFKAFAMIAYKFEEDIINSMSNSPATSKPPVTLRLVVPASQCGSLIGKGGSKIKEIRESTGAQVQVAGDMLPNSTERAVTISGTPDAIIQCVKQICVVMLESPPKGATIPYRPKPASTPVIFSGGQAYTIQGQYAIPHPDQLTKLHQLAMQQTPFTPLGQTTPAFPGLDANPPASTHELTIPNDLIGCIIGRQGTKINEIRQMSGAQIKIANAMEGSTERQITITGTPANISLAQYLINARLTSEVTGMGTL; encoded by the exons ATGGAATCCAAAGTCTCAGAAGGCGGACTGAATGTTACCCTCACCATCCGTTTGTTGATGCACGGCAAA GAAGTCGGAAGCATTATTGGCAAG aaaggtGAAACAGTAAAGAAAATGCGTGAGGAG AGTGGAGCACGCATTAACATTTCTGAGGGAAACTGTCCAGAGAGAATCGTCACTATCACAGGTCCTACAGATGCAATATTCAAGGCTTTTGCAATGATCGCATACAAGTTTGAAGAG GATATAATCAACTCTATGAGTAACAGCCCTGCCACCAGTAAGCCTCCAGTGACCCTGCGGTTGGTGGTGCCAGCCAGCCAGTGTGGTTCACTGATCGGAAAAGGAGGATCCAAGATCAAAGAGATCAGAGAG TCAACAGGAGCTCAGGTTCAGGTGGCAGGAGACATGTTGCCCAATTCGACGGAGCGTGCAGTCACAATCTCTGGAACCCCCGATGCCATCATTCAATGTGTTAAACAGATATGTGTGGTCATGCTGGAG TCCCCACCGAAAGGTGCCACCATTCCCTACCGCCCAAAGCCCGCCTCCACCCCAGTCATTTTTTCAGGTGGCCAG GCCTACACAATTCAGGGACAGTATGCCATTCCACACCCAGAT CAGTTGACCAAGCTCCACCAGTTGGCTATGCAGCAAACCCCCTTTACTCCCCTTGGACAGACCACCCCTGCTTTCCCTG GTTTGGATGCCAATCCCCCGGCCAGTACTCATGAACTCACCATTCCCAATGAT CTAATAGGCTGCATAATCGGGCGCCAGGGAACCAAAATCAACGAGATCCGGCAGATGTCTGGAGCACAGATCAAAATCGCTAATGCCATGGAAGGCTCAACAGAGCGTCAGATCACCATTACAGGAACCCCCGCCAACATTAGCCTTGCCCAGTACCTCATCAACGCAAG
- the LOC136711465 gene encoding poly(rC)-binding protein 3 isoform X6 — translation MESKVSEGGLNVTLTIRLLMHGKEVGSIIGKKGETVKKMREESGARINISEGNCPERIVTITGPTDAIFKAFAMIAYKFEEDIINSMSNSPATSKPPVTLRLVVPASQCGSLIGKGGSKIKEIRESTGAQVQVAGDMLPNSTERAVTISGTPDAIIQCVKQICVVMLESPPKGATIPYRPKPASTPVIFSGGQAYTIQGQYAIPHPDLTKLHQLAMQQTPFTPLGQTTPAFPGLDANPPASTHELTIPNDLIGCIIGRQGTKINEIRQMSGAQIKIANAMEGSTERQITITGTPANISLAQYLINARFRDVAAMWNEPSSMSTS, via the exons ATGGAATCCAAAGTCTCAGAAGGCGGACTGAATGTTACCCTCACCATCCGTTTGTTGATGCACGGCAAA GAAGTCGGAAGCATTATTGGCAAG aaaggtGAAACAGTAAAGAAAATGCGTGAGGAG AGTGGAGCACGCATTAACATTTCTGAGGGAAACTGTCCAGAGAGAATCGTCACTATCACAGGTCCTACAGATGCAATATTCAAGGCTTTTGCAATGATCGCATACAAGTTTGAAGAG GATATAATCAACTCTATGAGTAACAGCCCTGCCACCAGTAAGCCTCCAGTGACCCTGCGGTTGGTGGTGCCAGCCAGCCAGTGTGGTTCACTGATCGGAAAAGGAGGATCCAAGATCAAAGAGATCAGAGAG TCAACAGGAGCTCAGGTTCAGGTGGCAGGAGACATGTTGCCCAATTCGACGGAGCGTGCAGTCACAATCTCTGGAACCCCCGATGCCATCATTCAATGTGTTAAACAGATATGTGTGGTCATGCTGGAG TCCCCACCGAAAGGTGCCACCATTCCCTACCGCCCAAAGCCCGCCTCCACCCCAGTCATTTTTTCAGGTGGCCAG GCCTACACAATTCAGGGACAGTATGCCATTCCACACCCAGAT TTGACCAAGCTCCACCAGTTGGCTATGCAGCAAACCCCCTTTACTCCCCTTGGACAGACCACCCCTGCTTTCCCTG GTTTGGATGCCAATCCCCCGGCCAGTACTCATGAACTCACCATTCCCAATGAT CTAATAGGCTGCATAATCGGGCGCCAGGGAACCAAAATCAACGAGATCCGGCAGATGTCTGGAGCACAGATCAAAATCGCTAATGCCATGGAAGGCTCAACAGAGCGTCAGATCACCATTACAGGAACCCCCGCCAACATTAGCCTTGCCCAGTACCTCATCAACGCAAG
- the LOC136711465 gene encoding poly(rC)-binding protein 3 isoform X9: MESKVSEGGLNVTLTIRLLMHGKEVGSIIGKKGETVKKMREESGARINISEGNCPERIVTITGPTDAIFKAFAMIAYKFEEDIINSMSNSPATSKPPVTLRLVVPASQCGSLIGKGGSKIKEIRESTGAQVQVAGDMLPNSTERAVTISGTPDAIIQCVKQICVVMLESPPKGATIPYRPKPASTPVIFSGGQVRADPLAASAANLSLLLQHQPLPAYTIQGQYAIPHPDQLTKLHQLAMQQTPFTPLGQTTPAFPGLDANPPASTHELTIPNDAA; the protein is encoded by the exons ATGGAATCCAAAGTCTCAGAAGGCGGACTGAATGTTACCCTCACCATCCGTTTGTTGATGCACGGCAAA GAAGTCGGAAGCATTATTGGCAAG aaaggtGAAACAGTAAAGAAAATGCGTGAGGAG AGTGGAGCACGCATTAACATTTCTGAGGGAAACTGTCCAGAGAGAATCGTCACTATCACAGGTCCTACAGATGCAATATTCAAGGCTTTTGCAATGATCGCATACAAGTTTGAAGAG GATATAATCAACTCTATGAGTAACAGCCCTGCCACCAGTAAGCCTCCAGTGACCCTGCGGTTGGTGGTGCCAGCCAGCCAGTGTGGTTCACTGATCGGAAAAGGAGGATCCAAGATCAAAGAGATCAGAGAG TCAACAGGAGCTCAGGTTCAGGTGGCAGGAGACATGTTGCCCAATTCGACGGAGCGTGCAGTCACAATCTCTGGAACCCCCGATGCCATCATTCAATGTGTTAAACAGATATGTGTGGTCATGCTGGAG TCCCCACCGAAAGGTGCCACCATTCCCTACCGCCCAAAGCCCGCCTCCACCCCAGTCATTTTTTCAGGTGGCCAGGTAAGAGCCGACCCGCTGGCGGCGTCCGCAGCAAACCTCAGCCTTTTACTGCAGCACCAGCCACTGCCT GCCTACACAATTCAGGGACAGTATGCCATTCCACACCCAGAT CAGTTGACCAAGCTCCACCAGTTGGCTATGCAGCAAACCCCCTTTACTCCCCTTGGACAGACCACCCCTGCTTTCCCTG GTTTGGATGCCAATCCCCCGGCCAGTACTCATGAACTCACCATTCCCAATGAT GCTGCATAA